One Triticum dicoccoides isolate Atlit2015 ecotype Zavitan chromosome 5B, WEW_v2.0, whole genome shotgun sequence genomic window carries:
- the LOC119310225 gene encoding protein MIZU-KUSSEI 1-like: MPSFIDGPSLRSLLRPSTNGRRTKTPDSAGGGGGDGKGGGHGGGIFKMFKLMPMLSSGCKMVALLGRHNSRALLADHATTVTLFGHRRGRVSLAIHEDTRAPPVFLIELPMLTSALHKEIASGVVKLALESDTRSARRRLVEEYVWAVFCNGRKAGYSIRRKDASDDERHVMRLLRGVSMGAGVLPAAPEKDGGVPAGPDGELTYVRARVERVVGSKDSEAFYMINPHEGGVGGDGGGDDDGSAPELSIFLVRMK; the protein is encoded by the coding sequence ATGCCGTCTTTCATCGACGGCCCCAGTCTCCGGTCGCTGCTCCGGCCGTCCACAAACGGGCGCCGGACCAAGACCCCAGACagcgccggtggcggcggcggcgacggcaaaggAGGCGGGCATGGAGGAGGGATCTTCAAGATGTTCAAGCTCATGCCGATGCTCTCGTCGGGGTGCAAGATGGTGGCGCTGCTGGGCCGGCACAACAGCAGGGCGCTCCTCGCCGACCACGCGACGACGGTGACGCTCTTCGGCCACCGGCGCGGCCGCGTCAGCCTGGCCATCCACGAGGACACCCGCGCGCCGCCGGTGTTCCTCATCGAGCTGCCCATGCTCACCAGCGCGCTGCACAAGGAGATCGCGTCCGGGGTGGTCAAGCTCGCGCTGGAGAGCGACACCCGCAGCGCGCGCCGCCGGCTCGTGGAGGAGTACGTGTGGGCCGTCTTCTGCAACGGCCGCAAGGCCGGCTACTCCATCCGCCGCAAGGACGCCTCCGACGACGAGCGCCACGTCATGCGCCTGCTCCGCGGCGTCTCCATGGGCGCCGGCGTGCTGCCGGCCGCGCCCGAGAAGGACGGCGGCGTGCCCGCGGGGCCCGACGGGGAGCTCACGTACGTGCGCGCCCGCGTCGAGCGCGTCGTCGGCTCCAAGGACTCCGAGGCGTTCTACATGATCAACCCCCACGAGGGTGGCGTTGGAGGCGAcggtggcggcgacgacgacggcagcGCACCGGAGCTGAGCATTTTCCTAGTGAGAATGAAGTGA